The Arachis hypogaea cultivar Tifrunner chromosome 16, arahy.Tifrunner.gnm2.J5K5, whole genome shotgun sequence genome contains a region encoding:
- the LOC140179767 gene encoding uncharacterized protein At5g08430-like isoform X6: MDDDVYDGSFWVEEINGEVQLETPMRKKRKYVKRKKEYDGWGSTNLIQFLQSLGFDTSRQITQNEAAALINEYVRENSLQHPTKKKRIVCDKRLHLLFGRKTIGRLKINALLESHFAANCVESDDDIYFNSDDDDNSPACETPRTTMASSERKCQPRGRVVEKPKSCFAAIVPFNIKLVYLKRSLVQELVKDPETFETKVVGSFIRVRCDPNDYLQKNSHQLLQVTGLEKGSDEDILLRASGFVEDISIQMLSDDNFTEEECEDLHQRVKDGLLKKPMIADIEKMARILHEDVTKHWLARELVQLKHLIDRANEKGWRSTLDEYLRKREKLQNPDEQERLLREVPQVIAEDLESESISPEDPDENVENHVEEFWQPTSKQPSKDTDFFSYKDTKLLDVPNPAKPESDSPTSILGRSGSSEVPFFNVATNGKDHQQQPEQLVGFSYKNGVVSKPEQLIDFAHKNDGVSKAEQLLNFALKTNGVSKPAESNVFRISVAQQAEPAPPSQPQVIELSDDDDDDDDESDQPIITKEVWKEGESPKDGGLLVKILQSLPSFHI, encoded by the exons ATGGATGACGATGTTTATGATGGGTCCTTCTGGGTTGAGGAAATTAATGGCGAGGTTCAGCTTGAGACTCCTatgagaaagaaaaggaaatatgTTAAGAGAAAGAAGGAATACGATGGTTGGGGATCAACCAATCTTATTCAGTTTCTCCAATCCCTCGGTTTTGACACAAGCAGGCAGATAACTCAGAATGAGGCTGCTGCGCTCATAAATGAGTATGTTAGGGAGAATAGCCTTCAGCATCCTACCAAAAAGAAGAGAATTGTCTGTGACAAGAGGCTGCATTTGTTGTTCGGAAGGAAGACAATTGGCCGGTTGAAGATCAATGCTTTGCTCGAGTCCCACTTTGCCGCAAACTGTGTTGAATCGGACGATGATATCTACTTCAATTCGGATGATGATGATAATTCCCCGGCATGTGAAACTCCACGAACGACAATGGCTTCTTCGGAGAGGAAATGTCAACCGAGGGGACGGGTTGTGGAAAAACCCAAGAGCTGTTTCGCAGCCATTGTTCCTTTCAATATCAAACTTGTTTACTTGAAGAGAAGTCTTGTTCAGGAGCTTGTGAAGGACCCCGAAACATTTGAGACTAAAGTAGTTGGAAGCTTCATAAGAGTCAGATGTGACCCGAACGATTATCTTCAGAAAAACTCTCACCAGCTGCTGCAAGTAACAG GTTTAGAGAAGGGCTCAGATGAGGATATCCTCCTGCGAGCCTCTGGCTTTGTTGAAGACATCAGCATTCAAATGCTTTCAGATGATAACTTCACTGAG GAGGAGTGTGAGGATTTGCATCAAAGGGTAAAAGATGGCTTGCTCAAGAAACCCATGATT GCGGATATAGAGAAGATGGCAAGAATATTGCATGAGGATGTGACTAAGCAT TGGCTTGCAAGAGAACTTGTGCAGTTAAAACATCTAATTGATCGAGCTAATGAAAAGGGTTGGC GAAGCACACTGGATGAGTACCTACGGAAAAGGGAGAAGCTTCAGAATCCAGATGAACAGGAACGGTTATTGCGCGAAGTTCCTCAAGTTATTGCTGAGGATCTAGAATCAGAATCTATTTCACCAGAGGATCcagatgaaaatgtagaaaaccaTGTAGAAGAGTTTTGGCAGCCTACCAGCAAGCAACCATCTAAAGATACAGATTTTTTCTCATACAAGGATACAAAACTACTGGATGTGCCGAATCCTGCAAAACCAGAAAGCGATTCTCCAACATCAATTCTTGGTCGCAGTGGATCATCAGAAGTTCCTTTTTTCAATGTGGCAACAAATGGAA AAGATCATCAACAGCAGCCAGAGCAACTAGTAGGCTTTTCATATAAAAATGGTGTTGTGTCTAAGCCAGAACAATTAATAGACTTTGCACATAAGAATGATGGTGTGTCTAAGGCAGAACAACTATTAAACTTTGCATTGAAGACTAATGGGGTGTCTAAGCCAGCTGAATCGAATGTATTTAGGATCTCTGTAGCACAGCAGGCCGAGCCAGCACCACCATCTCAACCGCAGGTTATAGAGCTGAGCGACGACGACGATGACGACGACGATGAAAGTGATCAACCAATCATTACAAAAGAG GTTTGGAAGGAAGGTGAAAGTCCCAAGGATGGTGGACTACTGGTGAAaattcttcaatctttaccatCTTTTCACATTTAA
- the LOC140179767 gene encoding uncharacterized protein At5g08430-like isoform X5 has translation MDDDVYDGSFWVEEINGEVQLETPMRKKRKYVKRKKEYDGWGSTNLIQFLQSLGFDTSRQITQNEAAALINEYVRENSLQHPTKKKRIVCDKRLHLLFGRKTIGRLKINALLESHFAANCVESDDDIYFNSDDDDNSPACETPRTTMASSERKCQPRGRVVEKPKSCFAAIVPFNIKLVYLKRSLVQELVKDPETFETKVVGSFIRVRCDPNDYLQKNSHQLLQVTGLEKGSDEDILLRASGFVEDISIQMLSDDNFTEEECEDLHQRVKDGLLKKPMIADIEKMARILHEDVTKHWLARELVQLKHLIDRANEKGWRSTLDEYLRKREKLQNPDEQERLLREVPQVIAEDLESESISPEDPDENVENHVEEFWQPTSKQPSKDTDFFSYKDTKLLDVPNPAKPESDSPTSILGRSGSSEVPFFNVATNGSMFNSISRGTAADHQQQPEQLVGFSYKNGVVSKPEQLIDFAHKNDGVSKAEQLLNFALKTNGVSKPAESNVFRISVAQQAEPAPPSQPQVIELSDDDDDDDDESDQPIITKEVWKEGESPKDGGLLVKILQSLPSFHI, from the exons ATGGATGACGATGTTTATGATGGGTCCTTCTGGGTTGAGGAAATTAATGGCGAGGTTCAGCTTGAGACTCCTatgagaaagaaaaggaaatatgTTAAGAGAAAGAAGGAATACGATGGTTGGGGATCAACCAATCTTATTCAGTTTCTCCAATCCCTCGGTTTTGACACAAGCAGGCAGATAACTCAGAATGAGGCTGCTGCGCTCATAAATGAGTATGTTAGGGAGAATAGCCTTCAGCATCCTACCAAAAAGAAGAGAATTGTCTGTGACAAGAGGCTGCATTTGTTGTTCGGAAGGAAGACAATTGGCCGGTTGAAGATCAATGCTTTGCTCGAGTCCCACTTTGCCGCAAACTGTGTTGAATCGGACGATGATATCTACTTCAATTCGGATGATGATGATAATTCCCCGGCATGTGAAACTCCACGAACGACAATGGCTTCTTCGGAGAGGAAATGTCAACCGAGGGGACGGGTTGTGGAAAAACCCAAGAGCTGTTTCGCAGCCATTGTTCCTTTCAATATCAAACTTGTTTACTTGAAGAGAAGTCTTGTTCAGGAGCTTGTGAAGGACCCCGAAACATTTGAGACTAAAGTAGTTGGAAGCTTCATAAGAGTCAGATGTGACCCGAACGATTATCTTCAGAAAAACTCTCACCAGCTGCTGCAAGTAACAG GTTTAGAGAAGGGCTCAGATGAGGATATCCTCCTGCGAGCCTCTGGCTTTGTTGAAGACATCAGCATTCAAATGCTTTCAGATGATAACTTCACTGAG GAGGAGTGTGAGGATTTGCATCAAAGGGTAAAAGATGGCTTGCTCAAGAAACCCATGATT GCGGATATAGAGAAGATGGCAAGAATATTGCATGAGGATGTGACTAAGCAT TGGCTTGCAAGAGAACTTGTGCAGTTAAAACATCTAATTGATCGAGCTAATGAAAAGGGTTGGC GAAGCACACTGGATGAGTACCTACGGAAAAGGGAGAAGCTTCAGAATCCAGATGAACAGGAACGGTTATTGCGCGAAGTTCCTCAAGTTATTGCTGAGGATCTAGAATCAGAATCTATTTCACCAGAGGATCcagatgaaaatgtagaaaaccaTGTAGAAGAGTTTTGGCAGCCTACCAGCAAGCAACCATCTAAAGATACAGATTTTTTCTCATACAAGGATACAAAACTACTGGATGTGCCGAATCCTGCAAAACCAGAAAGCGATTCTCCAACATCAATTCTTGGTCGCAGTGGATCATCAGAAGTTCCTTTTTTCAATGTGGCAACAAATGGAAGTATGTTTAACTCCATTTCTCGTGGAACTGCTGCAG ATCATCAACAGCAGCCAGAGCAACTAGTAGGCTTTTCATATAAAAATGGTGTTGTGTCTAAGCCAGAACAATTAATAGACTTTGCACATAAGAATGATGGTGTGTCTAAGGCAGAACAACTATTAAACTTTGCATTGAAGACTAATGGGGTGTCTAAGCCAGCTGAATCGAATGTATTTAGGATCTCTGTAGCACAGCAGGCCGAGCCAGCACCACCATCTCAACCGCAGGTTATAGAGCTGAGCGACGACGACGATGACGACGACGATGAAAGTGATCAACCAATCATTACAAAAGAG GTTTGGAAGGAAGGTGAAAGTCCCAAGGATGGTGGACTACTGGTGAAaattcttcaatctttaccatCTTTTCACATTTAA
- the LOC140179767 gene encoding uncharacterized protein At5g08430-like isoform X2, with protein MDDDVYDGSFWVEEINGEVQLETPMRKKRKYVKRKKEYDGWGSTNLIQFLQSLGFDTSRQITQNEAAALINEYVRENSLQHPTKKKRIVCDKRLHLLFGRKTIGRLKINALLESHFAANCVESDDDIYFNSDDDDNSPACETPRTTMASSERKCQPRGRVVEKPKSCFAAIVPFNIKLVYLKRSLVQELVKDPETFETKVVGSFIRVRCDPNDYLQKNSHQLLQVTGLEKGSDEDILLRASGFVEDISIQMLSDDNFTEEECEDLHQRVKDGLLKKPMIADIEKMARILHEDVTKHWLARELVQLKHLIDRANEKGWRSTLDEYLRKREKLQNPDEQERLLREVPQVIAEDLESESISPEDPDENVENHVEEFWQPTSKQPSKDTDFFSYKDTKLLDVPNPAKPESDSPTSILGRSGSSEVPFFNVATNGSMFNSISRGTAADHQQQPEQLVGFSYKNGVVSKPEQLIDFAHKNDGVSKAEQLLNFALKTNGVSKPAESNVFRISVAQQAEPAPPSQPQVIELSDDDDDDDDESDQPIITKEVQPFNQLKMWYYKDPQGNVQGPFDLISLKRWSDANYFPSDFKVWKEGESPKDGGLLVKILQSLPSFHI; from the exons ATGGATGACGATGTTTATGATGGGTCCTTCTGGGTTGAGGAAATTAATGGCGAGGTTCAGCTTGAGACTCCTatgagaaagaaaaggaaatatgTTAAGAGAAAGAAGGAATACGATGGTTGGGGATCAACCAATCTTATTCAGTTTCTCCAATCCCTCGGTTTTGACACAAGCAGGCAGATAACTCAGAATGAGGCTGCTGCGCTCATAAATGAGTATGTTAGGGAGAATAGCCTTCAGCATCCTACCAAAAAGAAGAGAATTGTCTGTGACAAGAGGCTGCATTTGTTGTTCGGAAGGAAGACAATTGGCCGGTTGAAGATCAATGCTTTGCTCGAGTCCCACTTTGCCGCAAACTGTGTTGAATCGGACGATGATATCTACTTCAATTCGGATGATGATGATAATTCCCCGGCATGTGAAACTCCACGAACGACAATGGCTTCTTCGGAGAGGAAATGTCAACCGAGGGGACGGGTTGTGGAAAAACCCAAGAGCTGTTTCGCAGCCATTGTTCCTTTCAATATCAAACTTGTTTACTTGAAGAGAAGTCTTGTTCAGGAGCTTGTGAAGGACCCCGAAACATTTGAGACTAAAGTAGTTGGAAGCTTCATAAGAGTCAGATGTGACCCGAACGATTATCTTCAGAAAAACTCTCACCAGCTGCTGCAAGTAACAG GTTTAGAGAAGGGCTCAGATGAGGATATCCTCCTGCGAGCCTCTGGCTTTGTTGAAGACATCAGCATTCAAATGCTTTCAGATGATAACTTCACTGAG GAGGAGTGTGAGGATTTGCATCAAAGGGTAAAAGATGGCTTGCTCAAGAAACCCATGATT GCGGATATAGAGAAGATGGCAAGAATATTGCATGAGGATGTGACTAAGCAT TGGCTTGCAAGAGAACTTGTGCAGTTAAAACATCTAATTGATCGAGCTAATGAAAAGGGTTGGC GAAGCACACTGGATGAGTACCTACGGAAAAGGGAGAAGCTTCAGAATCCAGATGAACAGGAACGGTTATTGCGCGAAGTTCCTCAAGTTATTGCTGAGGATCTAGAATCAGAATCTATTTCACCAGAGGATCcagatgaaaatgtagaaaaccaTGTAGAAGAGTTTTGGCAGCCTACCAGCAAGCAACCATCTAAAGATACAGATTTTTTCTCATACAAGGATACAAAACTACTGGATGTGCCGAATCCTGCAAAACCAGAAAGCGATTCTCCAACATCAATTCTTGGTCGCAGTGGATCATCAGAAGTTCCTTTTTTCAATGTGGCAACAAATGGAAGTATGTTTAACTCCATTTCTCGTGGAACTGCTGCAG ATCATCAACAGCAGCCAGAGCAACTAGTAGGCTTTTCATATAAAAATGGTGTTGTGTCTAAGCCAGAACAATTAATAGACTTTGCACATAAGAATGATGGTGTGTCTAAGGCAGAACAACTATTAAACTTTGCATTGAAGACTAATGGGGTGTCTAAGCCAGCTGAATCGAATGTATTTAGGATCTCTGTAGCACAGCAGGCCGAGCCAGCACCACCATCTCAACCGCAGGTTATAGAGCTGAGCGACGACGACGATGACGACGACGATGAAAGTGATCAACCAATCATTACAAAAGAGGTTCAACCTTTTAATCAGTTGAAGATGTGGTATTATAAAGATCCACAGGGAAATGTACAAGGACCATTTGACCTAATTTCCCTAAAACGTTGGAGTGATGCTAATTACTTTCCTTCTGATTTCAAGGTTTGGAAGGAAGGTGAAAGTCCCAAGGATGGTGGACTACTGGTGAAaattcttcaatctttaccatCTTTTCACATTTAA
- the LOC140179767 gene encoding uncharacterized protein At5g08430-like isoform X3 — translation MDDDVYDGSFWVEEINGEVQLETPMRKKRKYVKRKKEYDGWGSTNLIQFLQSLGFDTSRQITQNEAAALINEYVRENSLQHPTKKKRIVCDKRLHLLFGRKTIGRLKINALLESHFAANCVESDDDIYFNSDDDDNSPACETPRTTMASSERKCQPRGRVVEKPKSCFAAIVPFNIKLVYLKRSLVQELVKDPETFETKVVGSFIRVRCDPNDYLQKNSHQLLQVTGLEKGSDEDILLRASGFVEDISIQMLSDDNFTEEECEDLHQRVKDGLLKKPMIADIEKMARILHEDVTKHWLARELVQLKHLIDRANEKGWRSTLDEYLRKREKLQNPDEQERLLREVPQVIAEDLESESISPEDPDENVENHVEEFWQPTSKQPSKDTDFFSYKDTKLLDVPNPAKPESDSPTSILGRSGSSEVPFFNVATNGKDHQQQPEQLVGFSYKNGVVSKPEQLIDFAHKNDGVSKAEQLLNFALKTNGVSKPAESNVFRISVAQQAEPAPPSQPQVIELSDDDDDDDDESDQPIITKEVQPFNQLKMWYYKDPQGNVQGPFDLISLKRWSDANYFPSDFKVWKEGESPKDGGLLVKILQSLPSFHI, via the exons ATGGATGACGATGTTTATGATGGGTCCTTCTGGGTTGAGGAAATTAATGGCGAGGTTCAGCTTGAGACTCCTatgagaaagaaaaggaaatatgTTAAGAGAAAGAAGGAATACGATGGTTGGGGATCAACCAATCTTATTCAGTTTCTCCAATCCCTCGGTTTTGACACAAGCAGGCAGATAACTCAGAATGAGGCTGCTGCGCTCATAAATGAGTATGTTAGGGAGAATAGCCTTCAGCATCCTACCAAAAAGAAGAGAATTGTCTGTGACAAGAGGCTGCATTTGTTGTTCGGAAGGAAGACAATTGGCCGGTTGAAGATCAATGCTTTGCTCGAGTCCCACTTTGCCGCAAACTGTGTTGAATCGGACGATGATATCTACTTCAATTCGGATGATGATGATAATTCCCCGGCATGTGAAACTCCACGAACGACAATGGCTTCTTCGGAGAGGAAATGTCAACCGAGGGGACGGGTTGTGGAAAAACCCAAGAGCTGTTTCGCAGCCATTGTTCCTTTCAATATCAAACTTGTTTACTTGAAGAGAAGTCTTGTTCAGGAGCTTGTGAAGGACCCCGAAACATTTGAGACTAAAGTAGTTGGAAGCTTCATAAGAGTCAGATGTGACCCGAACGATTATCTTCAGAAAAACTCTCACCAGCTGCTGCAAGTAACAG GTTTAGAGAAGGGCTCAGATGAGGATATCCTCCTGCGAGCCTCTGGCTTTGTTGAAGACATCAGCATTCAAATGCTTTCAGATGATAACTTCACTGAG GAGGAGTGTGAGGATTTGCATCAAAGGGTAAAAGATGGCTTGCTCAAGAAACCCATGATT GCGGATATAGAGAAGATGGCAAGAATATTGCATGAGGATGTGACTAAGCAT TGGCTTGCAAGAGAACTTGTGCAGTTAAAACATCTAATTGATCGAGCTAATGAAAAGGGTTGGC GAAGCACACTGGATGAGTACCTACGGAAAAGGGAGAAGCTTCAGAATCCAGATGAACAGGAACGGTTATTGCGCGAAGTTCCTCAAGTTATTGCTGAGGATCTAGAATCAGAATCTATTTCACCAGAGGATCcagatgaaaatgtagaaaaccaTGTAGAAGAGTTTTGGCAGCCTACCAGCAAGCAACCATCTAAAGATACAGATTTTTTCTCATACAAGGATACAAAACTACTGGATGTGCCGAATCCTGCAAAACCAGAAAGCGATTCTCCAACATCAATTCTTGGTCGCAGTGGATCATCAGAAGTTCCTTTTTTCAATGTGGCAACAAATGGAA AAGATCATCAACAGCAGCCAGAGCAACTAGTAGGCTTTTCATATAAAAATGGTGTTGTGTCTAAGCCAGAACAATTAATAGACTTTGCACATAAGAATGATGGTGTGTCTAAGGCAGAACAACTATTAAACTTTGCATTGAAGACTAATGGGGTGTCTAAGCCAGCTGAATCGAATGTATTTAGGATCTCTGTAGCACAGCAGGCCGAGCCAGCACCACCATCTCAACCGCAGGTTATAGAGCTGAGCGACGACGACGATGACGACGACGATGAAAGTGATCAACCAATCATTACAAAAGAGGTTCAACCTTTTAATCAGTTGAAGATGTGGTATTATAAAGATCCACAGGGAAATGTACAAGGACCATTTGACCTAATTTCCCTAAAACGTTGGAGTGATGCTAATTACTTTCCTTCTGATTTCAAGGTTTGGAAGGAAGGTGAAAGTCCCAAGGATGGTGGACTACTGGTGAAaattcttcaatctttaccatCTTTTCACATTTAA
- the LOC140179767 gene encoding uncharacterized protein At5g08430-like isoform X4: MDDDVYDGSFWVEEINGEVQLETPMRKKRKYVKRKKEYDGWGSTNLIQFLQSLGFDTSRQITQNEAAALINEYVRENSLQHPTKKKRIVCDKRLHLLFGRKTIGRLKINALLESHFAANCVESDDDIYFNSDDDDNSPACETPRTTMASSERKCQPRGRVVEKPKSCFAAIVPFNIKLVYLKRSLVQELVKDPETFETKVVGSFIRVRCDPNDYLQKNSHQLLQVTGLEKGSDEDILLRASGFVEDISIQMLSDDNFTEEECEDLHQRVKDGLLKKPMIADIEKMARILHEDVTKHWLARELVQLKHLIDRANEKGWRSTLDEYLRKREKLQNPDEQERLLREVPQVIAEDLESESISPEDPDENVENHVEEFWQPTSKQPSKDTDFFSYKDTKLLDVPNPAKPESDSPTSILGRSGSSEVPFFNVATNGSMFNSISRGTAAEDHQQQPEQLVGFSYKNGVVSKPEQLIDFAHKNDGVSKAEQLLNFALKTNGVSKPAESNVFRISVAQQAEPAPPSQPQVIELSDDDDDDDDESDQPIITKEVWKEGESPKDGGLLVKILQSLPSFHI; encoded by the exons ATGGATGACGATGTTTATGATGGGTCCTTCTGGGTTGAGGAAATTAATGGCGAGGTTCAGCTTGAGACTCCTatgagaaagaaaaggaaatatgTTAAGAGAAAGAAGGAATACGATGGTTGGGGATCAACCAATCTTATTCAGTTTCTCCAATCCCTCGGTTTTGACACAAGCAGGCAGATAACTCAGAATGAGGCTGCTGCGCTCATAAATGAGTATGTTAGGGAGAATAGCCTTCAGCATCCTACCAAAAAGAAGAGAATTGTCTGTGACAAGAGGCTGCATTTGTTGTTCGGAAGGAAGACAATTGGCCGGTTGAAGATCAATGCTTTGCTCGAGTCCCACTTTGCCGCAAACTGTGTTGAATCGGACGATGATATCTACTTCAATTCGGATGATGATGATAATTCCCCGGCATGTGAAACTCCACGAACGACAATGGCTTCTTCGGAGAGGAAATGTCAACCGAGGGGACGGGTTGTGGAAAAACCCAAGAGCTGTTTCGCAGCCATTGTTCCTTTCAATATCAAACTTGTTTACTTGAAGAGAAGTCTTGTTCAGGAGCTTGTGAAGGACCCCGAAACATTTGAGACTAAAGTAGTTGGAAGCTTCATAAGAGTCAGATGTGACCCGAACGATTATCTTCAGAAAAACTCTCACCAGCTGCTGCAAGTAACAG GTTTAGAGAAGGGCTCAGATGAGGATATCCTCCTGCGAGCCTCTGGCTTTGTTGAAGACATCAGCATTCAAATGCTTTCAGATGATAACTTCACTGAG GAGGAGTGTGAGGATTTGCATCAAAGGGTAAAAGATGGCTTGCTCAAGAAACCCATGATT GCGGATATAGAGAAGATGGCAAGAATATTGCATGAGGATGTGACTAAGCAT TGGCTTGCAAGAGAACTTGTGCAGTTAAAACATCTAATTGATCGAGCTAATGAAAAGGGTTGGC GAAGCACACTGGATGAGTACCTACGGAAAAGGGAGAAGCTTCAGAATCCAGATGAACAGGAACGGTTATTGCGCGAAGTTCCTCAAGTTATTGCTGAGGATCTAGAATCAGAATCTATTTCACCAGAGGATCcagatgaaaatgtagaaaaccaTGTAGAAGAGTTTTGGCAGCCTACCAGCAAGCAACCATCTAAAGATACAGATTTTTTCTCATACAAGGATACAAAACTACTGGATGTGCCGAATCCTGCAAAACCAGAAAGCGATTCTCCAACATCAATTCTTGGTCGCAGTGGATCATCAGAAGTTCCTTTTTTCAATGTGGCAACAAATGGAAGTATGTTTAACTCCATTTCTCGTGGAACTGCTGCAG AAGATCATCAACAGCAGCCAGAGCAACTAGTAGGCTTTTCATATAAAAATGGTGTTGTGTCTAAGCCAGAACAATTAATAGACTTTGCACATAAGAATGATGGTGTGTCTAAGGCAGAACAACTATTAAACTTTGCATTGAAGACTAATGGGGTGTCTAAGCCAGCTGAATCGAATGTATTTAGGATCTCTGTAGCACAGCAGGCCGAGCCAGCACCACCATCTCAACCGCAGGTTATAGAGCTGAGCGACGACGACGATGACGACGACGATGAAAGTGATCAACCAATCATTACAAAAGAG GTTTGGAAGGAAGGTGAAAGTCCCAAGGATGGTGGACTACTGGTGAAaattcttcaatctttaccatCTTTTCACATTTAA
- the LOC140179767 gene encoding uncharacterized protein At5g08430-like isoform X1, with amino-acid sequence MDDDVYDGSFWVEEINGEVQLETPMRKKRKYVKRKKEYDGWGSTNLIQFLQSLGFDTSRQITQNEAAALINEYVRENSLQHPTKKKRIVCDKRLHLLFGRKTIGRLKINALLESHFAANCVESDDDIYFNSDDDDNSPACETPRTTMASSERKCQPRGRVVEKPKSCFAAIVPFNIKLVYLKRSLVQELVKDPETFETKVVGSFIRVRCDPNDYLQKNSHQLLQVTGLEKGSDEDILLRASGFVEDISIQMLSDDNFTEEECEDLHQRVKDGLLKKPMIADIEKMARILHEDVTKHWLARELVQLKHLIDRANEKGWRSTLDEYLRKREKLQNPDEQERLLREVPQVIAEDLESESISPEDPDENVENHVEEFWQPTSKQPSKDTDFFSYKDTKLLDVPNPAKPESDSPTSILGRSGSSEVPFFNVATNGSMFNSISRGTAAEDHQQQPEQLVGFSYKNGVVSKPEQLIDFAHKNDGVSKAEQLLNFALKTNGVSKPAESNVFRISVAQQAEPAPPSQPQVIELSDDDDDDDDESDQPIITKEVQPFNQLKMWYYKDPQGNVQGPFDLISLKRWSDANYFPSDFKVWKEGESPKDGGLLVKILQSLPSFHI; translated from the exons ATGGATGACGATGTTTATGATGGGTCCTTCTGGGTTGAGGAAATTAATGGCGAGGTTCAGCTTGAGACTCCTatgagaaagaaaaggaaatatgTTAAGAGAAAGAAGGAATACGATGGTTGGGGATCAACCAATCTTATTCAGTTTCTCCAATCCCTCGGTTTTGACACAAGCAGGCAGATAACTCAGAATGAGGCTGCTGCGCTCATAAATGAGTATGTTAGGGAGAATAGCCTTCAGCATCCTACCAAAAAGAAGAGAATTGTCTGTGACAAGAGGCTGCATTTGTTGTTCGGAAGGAAGACAATTGGCCGGTTGAAGATCAATGCTTTGCTCGAGTCCCACTTTGCCGCAAACTGTGTTGAATCGGACGATGATATCTACTTCAATTCGGATGATGATGATAATTCCCCGGCATGTGAAACTCCACGAACGACAATGGCTTCTTCGGAGAGGAAATGTCAACCGAGGGGACGGGTTGTGGAAAAACCCAAGAGCTGTTTCGCAGCCATTGTTCCTTTCAATATCAAACTTGTTTACTTGAAGAGAAGTCTTGTTCAGGAGCTTGTGAAGGACCCCGAAACATTTGAGACTAAAGTAGTTGGAAGCTTCATAAGAGTCAGATGTGACCCGAACGATTATCTTCAGAAAAACTCTCACCAGCTGCTGCAAGTAACAG GTTTAGAGAAGGGCTCAGATGAGGATATCCTCCTGCGAGCCTCTGGCTTTGTTGAAGACATCAGCATTCAAATGCTTTCAGATGATAACTTCACTGAG GAGGAGTGTGAGGATTTGCATCAAAGGGTAAAAGATGGCTTGCTCAAGAAACCCATGATT GCGGATATAGAGAAGATGGCAAGAATATTGCATGAGGATGTGACTAAGCAT TGGCTTGCAAGAGAACTTGTGCAGTTAAAACATCTAATTGATCGAGCTAATGAAAAGGGTTGGC GAAGCACACTGGATGAGTACCTACGGAAAAGGGAGAAGCTTCAGAATCCAGATGAACAGGAACGGTTATTGCGCGAAGTTCCTCAAGTTATTGCTGAGGATCTAGAATCAGAATCTATTTCACCAGAGGATCcagatgaaaatgtagaaaaccaTGTAGAAGAGTTTTGGCAGCCTACCAGCAAGCAACCATCTAAAGATACAGATTTTTTCTCATACAAGGATACAAAACTACTGGATGTGCCGAATCCTGCAAAACCAGAAAGCGATTCTCCAACATCAATTCTTGGTCGCAGTGGATCATCAGAAGTTCCTTTTTTCAATGTGGCAACAAATGGAAGTATGTTTAACTCCATTTCTCGTGGAACTGCTGCAG AAGATCATCAACAGCAGCCAGAGCAACTAGTAGGCTTTTCATATAAAAATGGTGTTGTGTCTAAGCCAGAACAATTAATAGACTTTGCACATAAGAATGATGGTGTGTCTAAGGCAGAACAACTATTAAACTTTGCATTGAAGACTAATGGGGTGTCTAAGCCAGCTGAATCGAATGTATTTAGGATCTCTGTAGCACAGCAGGCCGAGCCAGCACCACCATCTCAACCGCAGGTTATAGAGCTGAGCGACGACGACGATGACGACGACGATGAAAGTGATCAACCAATCATTACAAAAGAGGTTCAACCTTTTAATCAGTTGAAGATGTGGTATTATAAAGATCCACAGGGAAATGTACAAGGACCATTTGACCTAATTTCCCTAAAACGTTGGAGTGATGCTAATTACTTTCCTTCTGATTTCAAGGTTTGGAAGGAAGGTGAAAGTCCCAAGGATGGTGGACTACTGGTGAAaattcttcaatctttaccatCTTTTCACATTTAA